From the genome of Populus alba chromosome 10, ASM523922v2, whole genome shotgun sequence, one region includes:
- the LOC118034562 gene encoding lipase isoform X1: protein MVIAGPPEYMGKRRLFILAIFVCLFAFSCGRELMAEHKHADNHLTAYNHSLATILVEYASAVYMSDLTELFTWTCSRCSGLTAGFDIIELLVDVEHCLQSFVGVAKDLNAIVIAFRGTQEHSIQNWIEDLYWKQLDINYPGMPDAMVHHGFYSAYHNTTIRPGILNAVERAKQYYGDLNIIVTGHSMGGAMAAFCGLDLVVNTEAKNVQVMTFGQPRVGNAAFASYYSQLVPNTIRVTNDHDIVPHLPPYYRYFPQKTYHHFPREVWLHNIGVGSLVYEVEKVCDGSGEDPDCCRSVAGNSIADHLVYFGVELMCETWRSCGIVMDSLTKEYGKMDVKGNIVFSRDSILRMKTETNTGGDRM, encoded by the exons ATGGTGATAGCTGGTCCACCAG AGTATATGGGGAAAAGGAGGTTGTTTATTTTGGCGATTTTTGTATGTCTGTTTGCTTTCTCTTGTGGAAGAg AACTTATGGCCGAGCATAAGCACGCAGATAATCATCTAACCGCTTACAATCACTCTCTTGCAACAATATTGGTTGAGTATGCCTCTGCG GTATATATGTCAGATTTGACAGAACTTTTTACTTGGACATGCTCGAGGTGTTCTGGTTTGACCGCG GGATTTGACATTATAGAGCTGCTTGTTGATGTTGAGCACTGCTTACAG TCATTTGTTGGAGTTGCAAAGGATCTTAATGCTATAGTCATCGCCTTTAGAGGAACTCAGGAACACAG CATACAGAATTGGATTGAAGACTTGTACTGGAAACAACTTGATATAAATTACCCGGGCATGCCTGATGCAATG gtGCACCATGGGTTTTATTCTGCATATCACAATACAACAATTCGACCTGGAATTCTAAATGCAGTCGAAAGAGCAAAGCAGTATTATGGAGATCTTAATATCATTGTGACAGGGCATTCAATGGGAGGAGCCATGGCAGCATTTTGCGGACTTGATTTGGTG GTTAATACTGAAGCCAAGAATGTTCAGGTTATGACATTTGGACAGCCTCGGGTTGGCAATGCAGCTTTTGCATCTTACTACAGTCAACTTGTGCCAAACACAATCCGAGTCACAAATGATCATGATATTGTACCACATCTACCTCCATACTATCGTTATTTCCCTCAAAAGACATACCATCACTTCCCAAGAGAG GTTTGGCTGCATAACATTGGAGTGGGAAGTCTGGTTTATGAAGTGGAGAAGGTCTGTGATGGTTCTGGTGAAGACCCAGACTGTTGCAG GTCGGTGGCAGGGAACAGTATTGCAGatcatttagtttattttggtGTTGAGCTGATGTGTGAGACATGGAGATCTTGTGGGATCGTGATGGATTCTCTTACCAAAGAGTACGGCAAAATGGATGTCAAaggaaatattgttttttccaGAGATTCTATTCTGAGAATGAAAACAGAGACAAACACTGGTGGAGATCGCATGTAG
- the LOC118034562 gene encoding lipase isoform X2 yields MSDLTELFTWTCSRCSGLTAGFDIIELLVDVEHCLQSFVGVAKDLNAIVIAFRGTQEHSIQNWIEDLYWKQLDINYPGMPDAMVHHGFYSAYHNTTIRPGILNAVERAKQYYGDLNIIVTGHSMGGAMAAFCGLDLVVNTEAKNVQVMTFGQPRVGNAAFASYYSQLVPNTIRVTNDHDIVPHLPPYYRYFPQKTYHHFPREVWLHNIGVGSLVYEVEKVCDGSGEDPDCCRSVAGNSIADHLVYFGVELMCETWRSCGIVMDSLTKEYGKMDVKGNIVFSRDSILRMKTETNTGGDRM; encoded by the exons ATGTCAGATTTGACAGAACTTTTTACTTGGACATGCTCGAGGTGTTCTGGTTTGACCGCG GGATTTGACATTATAGAGCTGCTTGTTGATGTTGAGCACTGCTTACAG TCATTTGTTGGAGTTGCAAAGGATCTTAATGCTATAGTCATCGCCTTTAGAGGAACTCAGGAACACAG CATACAGAATTGGATTGAAGACTTGTACTGGAAACAACTTGATATAAATTACCCGGGCATGCCTGATGCAATG gtGCACCATGGGTTTTATTCTGCATATCACAATACAACAATTCGACCTGGAATTCTAAATGCAGTCGAAAGAGCAAAGCAGTATTATGGAGATCTTAATATCATTGTGACAGGGCATTCAATGGGAGGAGCCATGGCAGCATTTTGCGGACTTGATTTGGTG GTTAATACTGAAGCCAAGAATGTTCAGGTTATGACATTTGGACAGCCTCGGGTTGGCAATGCAGCTTTTGCATCTTACTACAGTCAACTTGTGCCAAACACAATCCGAGTCACAAATGATCATGATATTGTACCACATCTACCTCCATACTATCGTTATTTCCCTCAAAAGACATACCATCACTTCCCAAGAGAG GTTTGGCTGCATAACATTGGAGTGGGAAGTCTGGTTTATGAAGTGGAGAAGGTCTGTGATGGTTCTGGTGAAGACCCAGACTGTTGCAG GTCGGTGGCAGGGAACAGTATTGCAGatcatttagtttattttggtGTTGAGCTGATGTGTGAGACATGGAGATCTTGTGGGATCGTGATGGATTCTCTTACCAAAGAGTACGGCAAAATGGATGTCAAaggaaatattgttttttccaGAGATTCTATTCTGAGAATGAAAACAGAGACAAACACTGGTGGAGATCGCATGTAG